Proteins from one Chitinophaga oryzae genomic window:
- a CDS encoding ATP-binding protein, whose protein sequence is MYNAHERKSFFRFAVVILMVIILVTFFMIIVLRKRASDQLSAGVRDLVATKTDAGHIDQAVQLLYAADNDFRFYTLTYDPAYLHSYVASLEAVSSHIDTAIGTVSKQKQVQELLADKEAKTQLFLHTRLYVDSLLQLSQQWDTTATPVVIQELKKIKLPQREQIDTIITSSSSTVKPKKKLLGRIKDAISNKAAVQTNQEIKVIKRDAGGDSQGTVISAADLKRMQQSYQQFMRQAAQSHANLNRKEYALVMANQRLFNALQQVLANLRKNMVAETDKKRSLLSQNIGNSLYTMDRHTYWEIPLLLLLTGIIIYGIIRLYRYDLALLRSKQQAEKFARQKSEFASTMSHEIRTPIHSLLGYTSQLEREQPGETSAAIRNSAEMLLSVVNNVLDYTQMESGKPSLKQEKFSPRIAIEEVCRSLQVQANIKSLRLQPCIYFPTTQMVYGDAFRLKQVLINLVANAIKYTSKGEVTVTAYLRDGELLQVSVKDTGSGIPADVLPTLFDAFTQGSNGIAKGSGLGLYIAKKIIDLHDGKIEVKSTPGKGTTFNFEIRYPAVVQTPGTIKITMPVNNTTESPDTPATPAQIKLLVVEDSVLNQKLLALLLDRLGISHVITGSAEEALTIYSRESFDMVLTDIDLPGMDGIALTQQIRQLPDKKKAGVTIIAITGNILDDDVASYMNSGLNDYIMKPYREEDILEKIAAHGLLV, encoded by the coding sequence ATGTACAACGCCCACGAAAGAAAAAGTTTTTTCCGGTTCGCAGTCGTCATCCTGATGGTAATCATCCTGGTTACTTTCTTTATGATTATTGTGCTGCGCAAGCGGGCTTCCGACCAGTTGAGTGCGGGTGTGAGGGACCTTGTGGCCACCAAAACGGACGCGGGGCATATTGACCAGGCCGTGCAATTGTTATATGCAGCTGACAATGATTTCCGTTTTTACACCCTTACTTACGATCCGGCTTATCTCCACTCGTACGTAGCTTCCCTGGAGGCGGTGAGTTCTCATATTGATACTGCTATCGGCACAGTCTCCAAACAGAAACAAGTGCAGGAGCTGCTGGCAGACAAGGAAGCGAAGACACAGTTGTTTCTCCATACCCGGCTGTATGTGGACTCCCTGCTGCAACTGTCGCAGCAATGGGATACTACCGCCACGCCGGTCGTGATACAGGAACTGAAAAAGATAAAACTGCCGCAGCGGGAACAGATAGATACCATTATCACTTCCTCGTCTTCCACGGTAAAACCTAAAAAGAAACTGCTGGGCCGCATCAAGGACGCCATTTCCAACAAGGCGGCGGTGCAGACCAACCAGGAAATAAAGGTCATCAAACGGGATGCCGGCGGCGACAGCCAGGGCACCGTGATTTCTGCGGCAGACCTGAAGCGGATGCAACAGAGTTACCAGCAGTTCATGCGGCAGGCGGCGCAGAGTCATGCCAATCTTAACCGTAAAGAATATGCGCTGGTAATGGCCAATCAAAGGTTATTCAACGCCCTTCAGCAGGTGCTGGCCAATCTGCGGAAAAACATGGTGGCGGAAACGGACAAGAAACGGTCCCTGTTGAGCCAGAACATCGGCAACTCCCTTTACACCATGGACCGGCACACCTATTGGGAAATTCCTTTATTGTTATTATTGACCGGTATCATCATTTATGGTATCATCCGGTTGTACCGGTATGATCTCGCCCTGCTTCGTTCCAAGCAGCAGGCGGAGAAATTCGCGCGGCAGAAGAGTGAATTTGCCTCTACCATGAGCCACGAAATACGGACGCCGATCCACTCCCTGCTGGGTTATACCAGCCAGCTGGAGCGGGAGCAGCCCGGGGAGACTTCCGCCGCTATCCGCAATTCCGCAGAGATGCTGTTGTCGGTGGTTAATAATGTACTGGATTACACACAGATGGAGAGCGGCAAACCTTCGCTGAAGCAGGAGAAATTCTCACCCCGTATCGCCATCGAAGAGGTCTGCAGAAGTTTGCAGGTGCAGGCCAATATCAAATCGCTCCGATTGCAGCCGTGTATTTACTTCCCCACCACACAAATGGTGTACGGAGATGCGTTCCGGCTGAAGCAGGTGCTGATCAACCTGGTCGCCAATGCCATTAAATACACCAGCAAGGGGGAAGTGACGGTTACGGCTTACCTGCGTGACGGCGAGCTGTTGCAGGTGTCTGTCAAAGATACCGGCAGCGGTATCCCTGCAGACGTCCTCCCTACCCTGTTTGACGCGTTTACGCAAGGCAGCAACGGTATTGCCAAAGGCAGCGGCCTCGGGCTGTATATTGCCAAAAAAATTATCGATCTTCATGACGGAAAAATTGAAGTGAAGAGTACTCCCGGAAAAGGCACTACGTTCAATTTTGAAATAAGGTATCCCGCTGTTGTACAAACACCCGGTACCATAAAAATTACCATGCCCGTGAACAACACTACCGAATCCCCTGACACCCCAGCCACACCTGCACAGATCAAACTGCTGGTGGTGGAAGACAGTGTGCTGAACCAAAAACTGCTGGCCTTGCTGCTGGACAGGCTTGGGATCTCACATGTCATCACCGGTTCCGCCGAAGAGGCGCTGACCATCTATTCCCGCGAATCTTTCGATATGGTCCTGACAGACATCGATCTTCCCGGGATGGACGGTATCGCGCTGACACAACAGATACGGCAGCTGCCGGACAAGAAAAAGGCCGGCGTCACCATCATCGCTATCACCGGTAATATACTGGACGATGATGTGGCCAGCTATATGAACAGCGGTCTGAATGACTACATCATGAAACCATACCGCGAAGAGGACATCCTTGAAAAAATCGCCGCACACGGCCTGCTGGTATAA
- a CDS encoding YdcF family protein: MKYYLWIIALICSGILTAAAQSPAPDPGYRQLNAKNIIVNRNFYLFTLLEQLPAVSDLLVKDTVQQRWNNIFRGKLRSSRTPEDLRFDDATVARFSTRWTQLLQQHPREMGVLLQHMRRSGFFQLYAASPDSTLLTKAWQDAARGVNYILNAYTTNKGFRYPKIDSAAFYVESPAYKDSLTQLLSTRKKTRAPLFFQSSLEVAIGLLLLNKHDECARYMPLEETNAGAYAKVKSVNWDKYTYSALLIPGAGPGNNDPISDAGKNRCRIGAEMYRKGSAPFIIVSGGHVHPFGTPYAEAVEMKKYMVDELKVPANAIIVEPHARHTTTNVRNAVRIAWKSGMPLQKRMLCVSDAMQLYYVSSPVFGKRCEEELNYQPAVDIQQADLYYLSFMPDLQSLQANSMDPLDP; encoded by the coding sequence ATGAAGTACTATCTCTGGATCATAGCCCTGATTTGCTCCGGCATACTGACTGCTGCTGCTCAATCCCCTGCACCGGATCCCGGTTACCGCCAGCTGAATGCAAAGAACATCATCGTAAACAGGAACTTTTACCTGTTTACCCTGTTGGAACAACTGCCGGCGGTCAGTGACCTCCTGGTGAAAGACACTGTCCAGCAACGCTGGAACAATATCTTCCGCGGAAAGCTCCGGTCGTCCCGCACACCGGAAGACCTCCGGTTTGACGACGCAACGGTCGCCCGGTTCAGCACCCGCTGGACGCAATTGCTGCAGCAACACCCCCGGGAAATGGGTGTCCTCCTGCAGCACATGCGCCGCTCCGGTTTTTTCCAACTGTATGCCGCCAGCCCCGACAGCACGCTGCTGACAAAAGCCTGGCAGGATGCCGCCCGTGGCGTGAACTATATCCTCAACGCCTATACGACCAATAAAGGGTTCCGGTACCCTAAAATAGATTCAGCCGCCTTTTACGTAGAAAGCCCGGCTTATAAGGACTCGCTGACGCAGCTGTTGAGCACCCGGAAAAAAACACGTGCCCCGTTGTTTTTCCAGTCGTCGCTGGAGGTGGCGATCGGGCTGCTGCTGCTCAACAAACACGATGAGTGCGCCCGGTACATGCCCCTGGAAGAAACTAACGCCGGCGCCTATGCGAAAGTGAAGTCGGTCAACTGGGACAAATACACCTACTCTGCATTGCTCATCCCCGGCGCCGGTCCGGGTAACAACGATCCTATCAGCGACGCCGGCAAAAACCGCTGCCGTATCGGGGCGGAGATGTACCGGAAAGGGAGCGCGCCGTTTATCATCGTCTCCGGAGGACATGTGCATCCGTTCGGAACGCCTTATGCAGAAGCCGTAGAGATGAAGAAATATATGGTCGATGAACTGAAAGTACCGGCAAACGCCATCATCGTGGAACCCCATGCCCGGCATACCACCACCAATGTGCGCAATGCCGTCCGCATCGCCTGGAAAAGCGGCATGCCCCTGCAAAAACGGATGCTGTGCGTTTCAGATGCGATGCAACTCTATTATGTGAGCAGCCCGGTGTTCGGCAAACGCTGTGAAGAGGAACTGAACTACCAGCCGGCGGTTGACATACAGCAGGCCGACCTGTACTATCTCTCTTTTATGCCGGACCTGCAATCGCTGCAGGCCAATTCCATGGATCCCCTCGATCCGTGA
- a CDS encoding NAD-dependent epimerase/dehydratase family protein has translation MYTILGAGGVIANELAKELVKNGKQVRLVSRSPQAVAGITDLVAADITDAAQTRRAVTGAKVVFLTAGLKYDHKVWGALWPRIMTNVIDACKAEGAKLIFFDNVYPYGLVNGPMKESESYHPVSKKGKIRAAIATQLMDEVKAGRLTATIARAADFYGPGADKTGFLNLLIIDKFRKNSSAMWLGKDNVTHSYTFTPDAGRGLYLLSQDESSFNQVWHLPTSNPAPDGKGYMALIAAQMGVKPKYMKLNGFLIGLTGLFDTTIRELGEMLYQNNYPYIFDSSKFEQHFNVKPTSYEEGVRLTLEYQ, from the coding sequence ATGTACACTATCCTCGGCGCCGGTGGCGTAATCGCTAACGAACTGGCAAAAGAACTGGTAAAAAACGGAAAACAGGTACGCCTGGTAAGCCGCTCCCCGCAAGCTGTTGCCGGTATCACCGACCTGGTGGCTGCCGATATTACGGACGCCGCCCAAACCCGCCGCGCCGTAACCGGCGCCAAAGTAGTCTTCCTCACCGCCGGCCTGAAATATGACCATAAGGTTTGGGGCGCCCTTTGGCCCCGCATCATGACCAACGTCATCGATGCCTGCAAAGCGGAAGGCGCGAAACTGATTTTCTTCGATAACGTATACCCCTACGGGTTAGTCAACGGGCCCATGAAAGAATCTGAGTCCTATCACCCCGTCAGCAAAAAAGGAAAGATCCGCGCCGCCATCGCTACCCAGCTGATGGACGAGGTAAAAGCCGGCCGCCTTACCGCTACCATCGCAAGGGCAGCGGATTTCTACGGCCCCGGCGCGGATAAGACCGGCTTCCTCAACCTGCTGATCATCGATAAATTCCGCAAAAACAGTTCCGCCATGTGGCTCGGGAAAGATAACGTCACGCACAGCTACACCTTCACCCCAGATGCAGGCAGAGGACTTTACCTGCTTTCCCAGGATGAATCCTCGTTCAACCAGGTATGGCACCTGCCCACCAGCAATCCGGCTCCGGACGGGAAAGGGTATATGGCGCTCATCGCTGCACAGATGGGCGTAAAGCCGAAGTATATGAAGCTGAACGGATTCCTGATCGGCCTTACCGGTTTGTTCGATACCACCATCCGGGAACTGGGAGAGATGCTGTATCAAAATAACTACCCCTATATCTTTGATTCATCCAAATTCGAACAACACTTTAATGTAAAACCCACTTCATACGAAGAAGGGGTGAGGCTCACCCTGGAATATCAATAG
- a CDS encoding trans-sulfuration enzyme family protein: MSTITSLIHSIPVDPQTGAIAVPIYQTSTFVQDAPGVNKGYDYARSNNPTRETAEKIIAGLEGGAAASAFASGLAAIDAVIKLLKAGDEIVAVDDIYGGAFRLFHKVYEKFGIKVHYVDTSDTQAVFQAITPNTRLIWLETPTNPTLKISDIAAISRIAKASNCLLCVDNTFASPVLQQPLALGADLVVHSATKYLGGHSDLIAGVVVSKTPQLGEEIKFYQNACGAILSPFDSFLLIRGIETLHLRIRQHVATAQVIAEYLEQHPAVDRVFYPGLPSHPGHALAKQQSKGFGGIISFTLKDDNAEAATAFVTHTRYFKLAESLGGIKSLLSHPATMTHKSIPAEKRKAAGVSDSLIRLSIGLEEANDLLADLEQAFKHLPQAALAETGLPA, translated from the coding sequence ATGAGCACCATCACATCACTGATCCATTCTATTCCCGTAGATCCGCAAACAGGCGCTATCGCTGTTCCCATCTACCAGACATCCACTTTTGTACAGGATGCTCCCGGCGTTAACAAAGGATATGACTATGCCCGGTCCAACAACCCCACCCGCGAAACAGCAGAAAAAATCATTGCCGGCCTTGAAGGCGGAGCGGCCGCATCTGCGTTTGCCAGCGGTCTGGCAGCCATAGACGCAGTTATCAAACTGCTGAAAGCCGGAGATGAAATTGTTGCGGTAGATGATATCTATGGCGGCGCTTTCCGTCTCTTTCATAAGGTGTACGAGAAATTCGGTATTAAAGTACACTATGTGGACACCTCCGATACACAGGCGGTATTCCAGGCCATTACGCCCAATACCCGCCTGATATGGCTGGAAACGCCCACCAATCCTACGCTGAAGATCTCCGATATCGCGGCTATCAGCCGCATCGCCAAAGCGAGCAACTGTCTGCTTTGTGTGGACAATACCTTCGCATCGCCTGTATTGCAGCAGCCGCTGGCCCTCGGCGCAGATCTGGTGGTCCACAGCGCCACCAAATACCTCGGCGGGCACAGTGACCTGATTGCCGGCGTAGTAGTCTCCAAAACACCGCAACTGGGAGAGGAGATTAAGTTCTATCAGAATGCCTGTGGCGCCATCCTGTCGCCATTCGACAGCTTCCTGCTGATACGCGGCATCGAAACATTGCATCTGCGCATCCGCCAGCATGTGGCCACGGCGCAGGTGATCGCTGAATACCTGGAACAGCATCCGGCGGTGGACAGGGTGTTTTATCCCGGCCTGCCTTCACATCCTGGTCACGCACTGGCGAAACAGCAAAGCAAAGGTTTCGGCGGCATCATCTCTTTTACCCTGAAAGACGACAACGCGGAAGCCGCCACGGCTTTTGTCACCCACACCCGTTACTTTAAGCTGGCGGAGAGCCTGGGCGGTATTAAAAGCCTGCTTAGTCATCCCGCTACCATGACGCATAAATCCATTCCGGCGGAAAAAAGAAAAGCTGCCGGTGTGAGCGACAGCCTGATACGTTTATCGATAGGTCTTGAAGAAGCGAACGACCTGCTCGCCGATCTGGAGCAGGCCTTCAAACACTTACCGCAGGCCGCTTTGGCAGAAACCGGTTTACCAGCATAG
- a CDS encoding dicarboxylate/amino acid:cation symporter codes for MEVLKNYRGIFWLLGGIIAGSVAGLLLGPRVEIIKPVGDIFLNLLFTAVIPLVFFAIASAIAHIDASHRLGRVLGVMSLVFLSTLLIAAFLTIVAVWVFPIHQKVVLAPIAEPGSTGTFGDQLTRLLTVSEFYELLSRRNMLPFIIFSVLTGMAAMRAGERGASFRRFLHSGNEVMKDLLTLLMKAAPLGLGAYFAYQVGTVGPQLFGTYAHSLGIYYGFGTIYFLVGFSFYAFVAGGFKGIKIFWKNNIIPTLTAVGTGSSIATIPANLEAVHKMGVPASVGNVVVPLGATLHKDGSSISSIIKMAVVFAMFGKGFDSVNVIVMALGITVIVSIVEGGIPNGGYIGELLVMSVYGFPPEALPPLMVIGTLVDPLATILNATGDNVAAMLVNRFLPKRPAVSV; via the coding sequence ATGGAAGTCCTCAAAAACTACCGTGGTATATTCTGGCTGCTGGGCGGAATTATCGCCGGTTCCGTCGCCGGACTGCTATTGGGTCCCCGTGTGGAGATCATCAAACCTGTCGGTGATATTTTTCTGAACCTTTTGTTTACCGCTGTCATACCGCTGGTATTTTTTGCCATTGCCTCCGCTATCGCGCATATCGACGCATCGCACCGGCTGGGCAGGGTGTTGGGCGTGATGTCGCTCGTATTTCTGAGTACGCTGCTTATCGCCGCTTTCCTGACTATCGTTGCCGTATGGGTATTTCCTATTCATCAAAAAGTGGTGCTGGCACCGATTGCCGAACCCGGCAGCACCGGAACTTTCGGGGACCAGCTCACCCGCCTGCTCACTGTCAGCGAGTTTTATGAATTGCTTTCCCGCAGGAACATGCTGCCGTTTATTATCTTTTCTGTATTAACCGGGATGGCCGCCATGCGGGCGGGAGAACGGGGTGCCTCTTTCCGGCGGTTCCTGCATTCGGGCAACGAGGTAATGAAAGACCTGCTGACATTACTCATGAAGGCGGCCCCGCTGGGGCTCGGCGCTTATTTCGCCTACCAGGTGGGCACTGTGGGACCACAACTGTTCGGTACCTACGCCCATTCACTGGGTATCTATTATGGTTTCGGTACTATTTATTTCCTGGTCGGTTTCAGCTTCTACGCCTTTGTAGCCGGTGGTTTCAAAGGAATAAAGATCTTCTGGAAAAACAACATCATTCCCACCCTTACCGCTGTGGGCACCGGCAGCAGTATCGCTACTATCCCGGCCAACCTCGAAGCGGTACACAAAATGGGCGTGCCTGCGTCTGTAGGCAATGTGGTGGTGCCGTTAGGCGCCACGTTGCACAAAGATGGCTCCAGCATCAGTTCCATCATCAAGATGGCGGTGGTTTTCGCTATGTTCGGCAAAGGGTTCGACAGTGTCAACGTCATCGTCATGGCGCTGGGCATTACCGTCATTGTCAGCATCGTGGAAGGCGGTATTCCCAATGGCGGTTACATCGGTGAACTGCTGGTGATGTCTGTATATGGTTTTCCACCGGAAGCGCTCCCGCCGCTGATGGTCATCGGCACGCTGGTAGACCCGCTGGCCACCATCCTGAACGCGACGGGAGACAACGTGGCCGCTATGCTGGTAAACCGGTTTCTGCCAAAGCGGCCTGCGGTAAGTGTTTGA
- a CDS encoding NirD/YgiW/YdeI family stress tolerance protein, with translation MKCLLLGLLLPLCFSAQKKYYTVGEVLKYARQLTTDSVTVKIRGYITGKVGKSTYLLEDRTAEIRVDIADKYLPGKPFSDREEVIVEALVQYEINRPVTLTANRPVTHD, from the coding sequence ATGAAATGTTTGTTACTGGGTTTATTATTACCGTTGTGTTTTTCGGCGCAGAAAAAATACTATACCGTAGGAGAAGTCCTGAAATATGCGCGCCAGCTGACGACAGACAGCGTAACGGTAAAGATCCGGGGATATATTACCGGCAAGGTCGGTAAGTCCACTTATCTGCTGGAAGACCGCACGGCGGAGATACGGGTGGACATCGCCGATAAGTACCTGCCGGGCAAGCCTTTCAGCGACCGGGAAGAGGTGATCGTGGAAGCGCTGGTGCAATATGAAATAAACAGGCCGGTCACCCTGACGGCTAACCGGCCTGTAACGCATGATTAG
- a CDS encoding sulfite exporter TauE/SafE family protein, with protein MEKETTSLVTTVPAEEAALKPLLVGGAVTGGDTAAAVKKQRWIYWLTGILLLVVTLVLVWYLVPEFRVHVEDVPPTFYYFLAAGFLFAMIDGAIGMSYGITSTTFSLSMGIPPASASTAVHISEILSNGIAGWMHFKMGNVNKKLFKILIIPGITGAVIGAYLLSSLEHYSMYTKPVVSLYTLILGSVIFKRAIQAQRARKTGKKIKRIGLLGFGGGFIDAIGGGGWGSIVLSSLIAGGRHPRFSLGTVKATRFFIAMLSSLTFVAALSHVHWDAVLGLVIGSAVASPIAARVSNKISAKTIMMAVSLIVIAASIKSIYTFVFKIL; from the coding sequence ATGGAGAAAGAAACAACTTCACTGGTCACCACGGTGCCTGCGGAAGAAGCGGCATTGAAGCCCTTGCTGGTTGGCGGGGCGGTGACAGGCGGCGATACTGCCGCCGCGGTTAAAAAGCAGCGATGGATTTACTGGTTAACGGGCATTCTGCTCCTGGTGGTCACACTGGTCCTGGTATGGTACCTGGTGCCGGAGTTCAGGGTGCATGTGGAAGATGTGCCGCCCACCTTTTATTATTTCCTGGCAGCAGGCTTCCTGTTTGCCATGATCGATGGGGCGATCGGCATGTCGTACGGTATTACCTCCACCACCTTCTCCCTCAGCATGGGCATCCCGCCTGCTTCAGCCAGCACGGCGGTGCATATTTCGGAGATCCTCAGCAACGGCATCGCCGGATGGATGCACTTCAAAATGGGCAATGTCAACAAAAAGCTGTTTAAAATCCTGATCATTCCCGGTATCACCGGTGCTGTGATCGGCGCCTACCTCCTCTCCTCCCTCGAGCATTATTCGATGTATACCAAACCGGTAGTGTCGCTGTACACCCTGATCCTGGGCTCCGTGATCTTCAAAAGGGCGATTCAGGCGCAGCGTGCGCGGAAAACCGGGAAGAAAATAAAGCGTATCGGGTTACTGGGCTTTGGCGGTGGCTTCATCGACGCCATCGGCGGCGGCGGATGGGGGTCCATCGTGTTGTCTTCGCTGATTGCCGGCGGCAGGCATCCGCGTTTTTCACTCGGCACGGTAAAGGCTACCCGTTTTTTTATCGCCATGCTCAGCTCTCTCACCTTTGTGGCGGCCCTCTCCCATGTTCACTGGGATGCGGTGCTTGGACTGGTGATCGGCAGCGCGGTGGCATCGCCTATCGCAGCCAGGGTGTCCAATAAAATTTCTGCCAAAACCATTATGATGGCCGTATCGCTTATCGTGATCGCCGCCAGCATCAAGAGTATCTACACCTTTGTATTTAAGATATTGTAA
- a CDS encoding hemolysin family protein yields MKVRSSQINSKGGLNRATAAAKHILGNLDGYLAATQLGITLASLGLGWVGESVVTTLILRLMDTLHIRMAESTAHNIAVPVAFLTITILHIVFGELAPKSMAIRKPLPTTLTVALPLRFFFVIFRPFIWLLNGLANSILRLIGLAPAGESEIHSEEELKLIISESQEGGAIEETERELIQNVFEFDDSRVKEILTHRKDISALDITKPFEELIDQVIKDGYSRYPVYSNTLDELKGVIYTKDLVKGVLEKTLTNIQDILKPCFYVPDSMKIKDLLRTFQSQRLQMAVVTNEFGDTEGIVTMEDILEELVGDIQDEHDQETPIVEKKDENTYLVDAHEYIADINELLPVPLPESEHYETLSGLINYIHGNIPKEGEVLVMEDYEVLILKMFRSSVEKARLKLIR; encoded by the coding sequence GTGAAAGTACGTTCTTCACAGATCAACAGCAAAGGCGGCCTGAACAGGGCCACAGCAGCGGCCAAACACATCCTGGGCAATCTCGACGGCTATCTGGCGGCCACACAGCTGGGCATTACCCTCGCCTCCCTCGGCCTCGGCTGGGTGGGAGAGTCTGTGGTAACTACCCTGATACTCCGCCTGATGGACACCCTCCATATCCGGATGGCGGAAAGTACGGCGCATAATATCGCCGTTCCGGTCGCTTTTCTCACCATCACCATACTGCACATCGTTTTCGGTGAACTGGCCCCCAAATCGATGGCCATCCGCAAACCGCTGCCTACCACGCTGACGGTAGCCCTGCCGCTGCGGTTCTTTTTCGTGATTTTCCGGCCGTTTATCTGGCTGCTCAACGGCCTGGCCAACAGTATCCTCCGGCTGATCGGCCTGGCGCCGGCAGGCGAGTCAGAAATCCATTCTGAAGAGGAACTGAAACTCATCATCTCGGAGAGCCAGGAAGGAGGCGCCATCGAGGAAACCGAACGCGAACTTATCCAGAACGTGTTTGAATTCGACGACAGCCGCGTAAAAGAAATTCTGACCCACCGGAAAGACATTTCTGCGCTCGATATCACCAAACCCTTCGAGGAACTGATAGACCAGGTGATCAAAGACGGCTATTCCCGTTACCCGGTATACAGCAATACCCTCGATGAACTGAAAGGGGTTATTTATACCAAAGACCTCGTTAAAGGCGTCCTCGAAAAAACGCTGACCAACATACAGGATATCCTCAAACCCTGCTTCTACGTGCCGGATAGCATGAAAATCAAGGACCTGCTCCGTACTTTCCAGAGCCAGCGCCTGCAAATGGCCGTGGTGACCAACGAATTCGGCGATACGGAAGGTATCGTGACCATGGAAGACATCCTGGAGGAACTGGTAGGCGATATCCAGGACGAACATGACCAGGAAACGCCCATCGTAGAGAAAAAGGACGAAAACACCTACCTGGTGGATGCCCACGAATACATCGCAGATATTAATGAACTGCTGCCGGTACCGCTGCCGGAAAGCGAACATTATGAGACGCTCTCCGGTTTAATCAACTATATCCACGGTAACATCCCTAAAGAAGGCGAAGTATTGGTAATGGAAGATTATGAAGTGTTGATTCTCAAGATGTTCCGTAGCTCAGTTGAAAAAGCGCGTTTAAAGTTGATCCGATAA
- a CDS encoding pirin family protein produces the protein MEKKILHVIEGREKHITDTEVVRQPLPSMQFRFASPFIVLHHMPAKYYEPGAPAERLHPHPHRGFAPVTFMLQGQGYHRDNAGNAMTVTAGDVQWMFAGKGILHSEGPSEDFLRKGGNYELLQLWFNAPAARKGDDPYYQYVKGADMPPVAQADGVQLSLVSGDYEGKTGPLQNFTPIIAIWGNINAGKTVTLKATPGYWTLLYVVDGQLTVNGTAVNGYHLVIFDKEDAAEDIQISCSETARILYLCAEPINEPVAAKDNFVMNTATEVDQAIADYKNGLFGTLEA, from the coding sequence ATGGAAAAGAAAATCCTGCACGTCATCGAAGGCCGGGAAAAACACATCACCGACACCGAAGTAGTAAGACAACCGCTGCCTTCCATGCAGTTCCGCTTTGCCAGCCCTTTTATTGTGCTGCACCATATGCCGGCAAAATACTATGAGCCGGGCGCTCCGGCGGAACGGCTGCACCCGCATCCGCATCGCGGGTTTGCGCCGGTGACCTTCATGCTGCAGGGACAGGGCTATCATCGCGACAACGCAGGCAACGCCATGACCGTTACCGCCGGCGATGTGCAGTGGATGTTCGCCGGTAAAGGCATCCTCCACAGCGAAGGCCCCTCCGAAGATTTTCTCCGTAAAGGCGGCAACTATGAACTGCTGCAGTTATGGTTCAATGCACCCGCCGCCCGCAAAGGCGACGATCCCTACTATCAATATGTAAAAGGCGCAGATATGCCGCCCGTGGCGCAGGCCGACGGGGTGCAGCTGTCGCTCGTCAGCGGTGACTACGAAGGTAAAACCGGTCCGCTGCAAAACTTCACCCCCATCATCGCCATCTGGGGCAACATTAACGCCGGGAAGACTGTCACCCTCAAAGCTACGCCGGGATACTGGACACTGCTGTACGTGGTGGACGGACAACTCACGGTCAACGGCACGGCGGTTAATGGTTATCACCTCGTGATCTTCGACAAAGAAGACGCCGCTGAAGACATACAGATCTCCTGCAGTGAAACGGCCCGCATCCTTTATCTCTGCGCTGAACCGATCAACGAGCCGGTGGCGGCGAAAGACAACTTTGTCATGAACACGGCCACAGAAGTGGACCAGGCGATCGCGGATTATAAAAATGGGCTCTTCGGTACCCTGGAAGCGTAA
- a CDS encoding MgtC/SapB family protein, with product MIPWTEILLRLALAAVFGGMIGLERERKDWAAGLRTHMMVCVGAALTMMVSAYGFEDILGRPDVVLDPSRVAAQVISGIGFIGAGTILFLKEGVIRGLTTAAGLWTVAAIGLATGGGMYFAALIATMIALIILWALQPIEKRFLSRFEHKSIRIVTYERSKSVELIDKLFNNNTFTITACNIEQTDTLFLLSIRFKNLDKATLAALVADIQADNGVKEVSWSA from the coding sequence ATGATCCCATGGACGGAAATACTGTTAAGGCTTGCGCTTGCCGCAGTGTTCGGCGGTATGATAGGGCTGGAACGGGAACGTAAAGACTGGGCTGCCGGTTTACGTACCCATATGATGGTGTGCGTAGGCGCTGCTCTCACCATGATGGTGTCCGCCTATGGTTTTGAAGATATTCTTGGCAGGCCGGACGTAGTACTGGACCCCTCCAGGGTAGCGGCGCAGGTCATCAGCGGCATCGGCTTCATCGGCGCAGGCACTATCCTATTTCTGAAAGAAGGGGTCATCAGGGGGCTTACCACTGCCGCAGGGCTCTGGACGGTAGCCGCTATCGGACTGGCCACCGGCGGCGGGATGTATTTCGCGGCACTGATCGCCACCATGATCGCACTGATTATCCTTTGGGCATTGCAACCCATCGAAAAAAGATTTCTCTCCCGCTTTGAACACAAAAGCATCCGCATCGTCACCTACGAAAGAAGTAAATCGGTAGAACTGATCGACAAGCTTTTCAACAACAACACATTCACCATCACCGCCTGTAATATTGAACAGACAGATACCCTCTTCCTGCTGAGTATTCGTTTCAAAAACCTGGATAAAGCCACCCTTGCCGCCCTGGTAGCGGATATTCAGGCAGACAACGGTGTGAAGGAAGTTTCCTGGAGCGCATAA